In the Dinoroseobacter shibae DFL 12 = DSM 16493 genome, AGCCGGACTGTCCGAGGTGTAAGCAAAGCGGCAATTTCCGCCATTCGGGAACACCGCAGCGATTTCGTCTTCCGTCAGAAACTCAGGATCGACCTTCGACACGACCTCCGTTTGAAGCGCCTGTTGCGCATCCACAACCTGCGCCGGCGTTTCGCTTCGCGTGGCCGATGCTTCGCCGTTTGCTCCAATGTCAGCAATAAGGTAGCGCATTTCGGCGATTTCCTTGTCCTGCGCATAGATAATGTCGTCTGCGAGCCCCCGGACGCGCGGGTCGGTGATCTCGGCACGAGTCGACGTCATGATGGCGATCGAGTGGTGCGGGATCATGGCGCGCATGTAGGACCTGTCCTGCACCGTGAATTGCCCGCGAACCAGCCAGAGGCTCGCCGCGAAAAGGACTATTGCGCCAACGAAAATCGCGATGTTGGCTTTGGTGTTCTGATACATGGACAACATGTACGCCAACATGATCACGGCCATGGTCGCCCCCATCAGGATGGCCATGTAAAGGCGTGTCTCCGAAAAGAAGATATGGCCCCAAAGATAGGTGTTCAGGTACATCAGAACGAACATGACCACGGTCGATGTTCCGATCATCATAAAGAATCGTGAGTAGTGCATTTCCAGTCACCTCCTTGCAGTTCTCTGTAAAACAACAACATTCCAGCGCTGGAGAGTTCCAAAAGCACGAATTTTCGTAGTTTCAAGGCAACAAAGGCGCGTCGTTTGCCCCGGTTCACGGCTTCTTTTCTTTGCCCCTGACGCGCACTGAATTTTCATGGGTCCGAGGAGATCGCGCCATGCAGAATTTCACGAGACGAGAATTGATTTGTGCCGGAGCGATGGGTTGCTTTCTGCCCACAACTGCCTGGGCCCACAAAGTCAAATTGCCCGAACGGTTCGAACCACAATTGGTAAACACCCGTCGTGGTGACTGGGTTAAAGGCGATGTCCACGTCGTTCCCGACGATTTTTTCCTTTATTTCATGCTCGAGGACGGGATGGCGATCCGCTACGGGGTCGGGGTAGGGCGCAAAGGTTTGTACGAACCCGGAGAGTTCACGGTAGCGCGCAAGGCCAAATGGCCATGGTGGCGGCCAACGAACGCCATGATCCGGCGCGAGCCACGCAAATACGCAAAGTACAAGGATGGACTGAAAGGCGGGCCAAACAACCCGCTCGGGGCCCGCGCGCTCTATCTCTACGATGCCGAGGGACGCGATACCTATCTTCGCATTCATGGAACGAACGCCCCGGAGACAATTGGGTCTGCCGTGTCGAATGGATGCGCGCGGTTGACGAATGAACATGTGAAGGATCTGTACGAACGCGTTGAAATCGGCGCCCGCGTCTTCCTGTATCCCAAAGTGACAACGGCGTGAGGAGTGTTCTGTCGCCTTGAAGTTCCTCTTCCGGAAATGGCACAAGTGCGGCAGTTGGCGAAAGCCAGTCTATCATTCATGAGGTGACGGAATTGTCTTTGAGCCGGAGGTCTTTCCTTGGCGGGATGACCGTTGCGCTGGCTGGTACCCGCTTGCCAGCAGCGACACACGAGTTGATCCTCGCGCCCCAATCGATCAAGGCGCACCTTGCTGGGTACGACGTGTCGATGTTGGGCTTCAACGGTGGTCTGCCGGGCCCAGAAGTCAGAATGCGACAAGGACAAACCGCCCGCATTACCCTCGATAACCGATTGGAGGAGGGCGCTCTCGTTCACTGGCATGGGTTGCGGGTTCCAAATCGGATGGATGGTGTCAACGTCCTCACTCAGGATGTGGTCATTCCGGGCGACTCGTATCGTTATCAATTCGGCGTCCCGGATGCCGGCACGTATTGGTATCACTCGCATTACCTGTCTTACGATCAGGTCAGCCGCGGTCTTTTCGGCGCCTTCATCGTCGAGGAGCAAAATGCGCCGGCTGTCGACCATGACATCGTTGTTCAGTTCTTCGATGTCTTGCTGGATCAGTCCGGGCAGTACGACGAAGCGTTCAACCCGGCCCACTTCGCAACCGAGGGCCGTATCGGCAATACGGTCACGGCACTTGTTTTCAATGGAACCGGCAAGACTGTGAAACGAGGCGACCGTCTGCGACTGCGTCTCATAAATCCCTCTATCGACAGGGTGTACCGTGTCGGCCTGGATGGTTTGATAGGCAAGATCGTTGCACTGGATGGCATGCCTCTGGCGCATCCTCGGACGCTCGAACCGATCCTTCTCGCTCCGGGGCAAAGATGCGATGTGATTGGTGATGCGACCGGGCCTATTAGATTCGACGACAGCTTTGGAGAACAGACGTTGAGCCTTGGCGAAATCGCTGTTTCCGGTTCCCGTGAGCCCGCGAAAGCGCCCATCACCGCATTGCCCGCCAACCGAATGCCCGCCCCGAAAGACCCCGGCCAAACCGCGGAGCTGGTGCTCCAGGGAGGTGCGGGAAGCGCGTCCCACAACGGCACAGGGACATGGGCGCTCAATGACGTATCCGGCCTGCCTCGAAGGCCTTTCCTATCCGCCGCGCAGGGGACGACCGCGCGCATTTCGATCCGCAACGAAACCGGGTTCCCACACGTCATGCATCTGCATGGCCACCATTTCTGGGAACTCGATGCGGCGGGTGAAGCCGGTCCATACCGGGACTCGACCTATCTGGATACCGGCGAGACGCGGGATATTCTCGTCGTCCTGGACAATCCGGGATCGTGGATGCTGCATTGCCACATGTTGAGCCACCAAGCCGACGGTATGGCAACGTGGATCAGAGTCGGCTGAGGGTCGAGACGGATACATACCGTTACAAATCTCTGAATGATAACAGGCCTTTCGCCGTCTACGTAACCTGACAAGCGAGAAACAGGTCCATCGACTGCCAATGGGAGCGTTCATTGACCCTGACACCAAAATCTCTCGGCATGACTGCGGCGGCAGGATCAGCCGCCTTGCTGTTGGGGGCCTTCGTTTTCCAGGCTCTTGGGTACGCGCCGTGCGCAATGTGCATCTGGCAACGCTACCCACACGCAATCGCCATTGGAATGGGCGCTCTGTTGCTCTTTGCTCTGCCGATTTTGCCAATCCTGATAATCGGTGCCCTGTCGGTACTCAGCACATCCGCGTTGGGAGTGTTTCATACCGGTGTCGAGCGCGGCTGGTGGGAGGGACCGACTTCTTGCACGGGATCCGGCCTCGATGTTTCCCAAATGTCGGTATCGGAATTGCTGCCCTCTGCCAGTTCAAATACGTCCAATCTTGTTCTGTGCAGTGAGGTTGTCTGGGAATTTCTGACGTTGTCCATGGCCAGTTGGAACGCGATCCTAAGCGGTGTCCTTGCTTGCCTCTGGTTGGTCGCGATCGCAAGACATCAAAAGGTTCGGTGGCATGGGGTCGCGGACGTTTCTTGAATCGTCCCGCATTCATCGAAAACAAACAAAGGGCTTCGCTTCATGGTTACAAGACGACACTTCCTTGCACTTTCCGGCTCGCTGTTTTCAGCGTCTCTGAGTTCGCCAGCATTCGCTAAGACCTGGCCGTCAACAGCCGAAAAAGCAGCTTGGGATGCGCAGATCACGCCCGCCAACTATGACCCGGCAACAACCAACCCATGGGGGCTGCATCCCAGGCTGCTGCCGCAACGCGTTTTGGCGAATGACGGTTTGCGCCCGGGTGACATTCACGTCGATGCGATCGCGCGCTATCTGTACCATATCGAGGAAGGTGGCACCGCGATGCGATACGGGGTGGCGATTGCCAAGGGCGATCTCTATGAACCCGGCACCTATACGATCCGCCGAAAGGTCGAATGGCCGCACTGGACGCCAACGCAGTCAATGATCGAACGCGATCCGGAGGCTTACGAGCGGTTTGCCGACGGTATGGAGCCCGGCCCCAACAATGCCTTGGGCAGCAGGGCTTTGTATCTATTCGTCGGAGATCGGGATACGTACCTTCGAATTCACGGAACGCCGAGCCCTCGCAGCATTGGCGGCCGGGCCAGTTCGGGATGCGTGCGCATGGTGATGGCCCACATCAATGATCTCTATCCGAATGTCGCTGTCGGATCGACGGCGTTCCTTTACTCGGCCGAAGACAGCGTTACCGCTCGAAGCTAACCTATTGCATCTTTGGCTCACACGCCGAGGACTGCGTCGTGCAGGGACATCTTCCAATGAATTGTTGGACGAACACTCACGGCTGTGTCGCAAGTGAACTTTCGAACTGTGCGATCGCTACGGATTTGTCGTCCTCATCGTTCTCGAACAGCTTTGTGGTTCGCACGCCCGGCAACTTGCCAAAATCCGCCATCAGGCGCTTTGGAAAAAATGTGCGTCCGATGGATTCAAATCCTGGTAATTGTCTGAGTACCGCGGAGGTACTGGCACTACAAAAACCGGAAGCGGCTGGGCCGCTGGCAATTGCAAGGCGCAAAGCCTGCTCCGCGACTTCGGGAGACACATCGATCTCTTGTATGACGACATGGTAGGTCTCGCGAGCATGAGCCCGCGCATAAAAATCGGCCACTTGTGGAGTAATGCCATAAAGCACATCTCCCCGTTCCGGTACAGCGCTCAGCCGGACCGTTCCTGCCGGATCGAAGATAACACGCTGCGACCCATTAATCATGACGCTGCTATGCGCACCCGCCCCGGACCTGTTGTTGATCATGGTGTACAACGTCAGCGCGGCCGGTCCATCGTGACGGTAGGATGCGCTACTGATGACTTCGGCTGAAGCATCCGGGCGCATGTCGTTTCCTGCACCGCACCCCGCCAAAATTACCAAGGTTAGAACTGAGAAAATGCGGTTCAAAAAGAGCACCCTGCAGCCTCCTGCCATGGGTTGAATGATTGAATTTTCGGGATATTCAGGGCCTCTAGCAATCTCGACATCAACTCTTCCGGATTTCACCTCTACCGAAACATGGGTTCGGTTTCGGTTGGTATACGGATCCTCGACACCTTTTTTTCTGGATATCGCATGTTTCAGATGAAGAGGAGCGTTCGCCCCGAATTGATTTGTCGCAATTTGTAACAGACCCCGCCTTTGTGACCTCGCGATACAAAACACCGGCTCGCGTGGCATTCCGCATCTGCAGGTGCCCCCCATATGCTGGGTATCGCAACACTGACACGAGGTGATCGAAATGAAACGCAACACTTTACTCGCTGCAATGACCCTGGCTGCAACCGCCCTTGGCGGTGCCGCATTCGCGGACGCCAACCACGGGCGTGGGGGACAATTTGGCGCCCAGAGCGGACCAGGCATGATGCAGAACGGTGGTCCCGGTATGATGGGGAACATGGGCGGAATGATGGACATGATGAAGCGCATGCACGGAAACATGATGGGCGCAGGCATGATGGGCGCAGGCATGGGCAGTGGTATGATGAGCCCAGGCATGGCTGGCGGCATGATGCAAATGTTCGACACTGATGGAGACGGCACAACGACGCCGGAAGAAATGCGCACGCAGCTGCAGGCCAAGCTTTCCGAGTTTGACAGCGACGGGGATGGAAGCCTCTCGATTACCGAGTTTGAAGCTCTCCACAGCGCGATGATCCGCGAAATGATGGTGGATCGCTTCCAACACCTCGATGCCGATGGCGACGGCGCGGTGACGCCGGAAGAGATGGCCGCTCCTGCCGATAGGATGGAGCGGATGCAGATGATGCGGTCGAATATGGCAGATGCGCCTGCGCGGCCTGGCAACGGTCAGGGCATGGGCAACGGCTCCATGATGCAGGACAACTGAGCCAATGGGTGCCGGTTTTTTTCCGGCACCCGTCCTCACAACCCCAAAACCATTCGCGGTCGGGACATTGAACCGAACCGCGACCTGAACCGTTTAGCCTCGGTATGCCAACAAATAGAGACACGGAAAGGAAAATTCCCATGGCCTATACCTATGATCGCGTCCTGAAAGACACCAAAATCGATGACGCAGAGATGCGTGTTCGGGATGCTTTGGCAGACAAGGGCTTCGGCGTTCTGACTGAGATTGACGTCAAAGCGACGATGAAAAAGAAACTTGATGCGGACATGCCGCCTTACCGCATCTTGGGGGCCTGTAATCCGGGCATGGCGCACAAAGCCATCGAGATCGAGCCTCGCATCGGTGCGATGCTTCCCTGCAATGTTATCCTGCGGCAACTGGACGGCGACACCGAGGTCAGCGCGGTCGATCCTGTCGCTTCGATGCAGGCGGTGCAGAACCAAGACCTGGACGCGGTCGCCGGCGAAGTCCGCGATCTCCTTCGGGACGCCCTCGACACCGCGTGATGGCGGGATGGGCGTTGGATGCCCTGTCGCAGATCGAGCGCCTTTAGCGGTGCTCGATCAATGCCATCTAATCCCCACGTAAATTCCTGATGAGGAACTCACCCAGTGCTGCCAGCGGGATTGCCATTTCCGGATATTGGAACCGACCTCTTCTCCTTCGACATCGGGGGGGTCACATTCGCACTCCGCTGGTACGCGCTAGCCTATATCTTCGGTATCCTGATTGGCTGGCGCATTTGTTCGAGTGCCATAAGCCGTCCCGCGCTCTGGACGTCAGCTGGACCGCCGCTTGACCGAACGCAGATCGAAGATCTTCTGACGTGGATCATCATCGGCGTGATTGCTGGTGGTCGCCTGGGCTTTGTACTGTTCTACCAGCCCGCATATTATCTCGCCAATCCCTTGGAAATTCTGATGGTCTGGCAAGGCGGCATGTCTTTCCACGGGGGGTTCGCGGGAGTTGTCATCGCGGCCTTGCTGTTCTGCCTTAGACAGAACGCGTCATTGCTCAGCACTGGCGACTTGCTGGCTTTGGCAACACCACCAGGCTTGTTTCTTGGAAGGCTGGCGAACTTCACCAACAATGAGTTGTGGGGGCGTCCAACGGACGTTCCCTGGGCGGTGATCTTTCCCGGCGAAGTCGCGCAGGCCTGCCCAGGGGTTAGCGGCCTCTGCGCCCGACACCCGTCCCAGCTGTACGAGGCGGTATTGGAGGGGCTCATTCTTGGAATACTGCTCATTTATCTCGCTTGGGGCCGGGGCTGGCTGAAAATGCCCGGTGCCTTGGCTGGCGTGTTTCTGACCGGCTATGGTCTTGCCCGAAGTTTCGTCGAGATGTTCCGGCAACCGGACCAACAATTTGTGACGGCGGACAACCCGATCGGCCATGCGCTTCATTTTGGTGAGTGGGGTTTGACCATGGGCCAGTTGCTCTCCATGCCAATGGCGCTGGTCGGGCTGGCGTTGATCGTGTTCGCCCGGCGGGAACGGGGCCGGACAGCGCCACCCCGCAGAGCCGCAATGTAATCGCCGTACTGATCTCTCTTGACCCTCCCGCGGATGGAAGCCCTAGGCAAGAGAAGCATTCTCGGAAAGGACCGCAAAATGAGCACTCCCGACAGTTCTGAAACCACAGCAGCTTCTTCGGTATTCGTTTGCCCCATGCACCCTGAGGTGCGGCAGGACGAGCCCGGCAACTGTCCGAAATGCGGGATGCACCTCGTGCCGGAATCGGAGCTCGAGGTCCATTCAGCACATGATCATCACGAACACCACGCGGGTGCCACGCCGGCCGATGGCCGATATGATCTGGTTCCTACAGGACATGATGGTCCCATTTTCACCTGCCCGATGCACCCTCAGGTGCGGCAGCCTGATCCGGGCGCGTGTCCGATCTGTGGTATGGGATTGGAACTGGAATCCGGTGTGCCGGGCGATGAAGGTCCAAATCCCGAACTGGTGGATTTCACACGGCGGTTCTGGGTCGGCACAGTCCTGACGATCCCGCTCCTTGTCCTCACGATGGGGCCATTCGTCGGTTTCCCCGCAGTCCGGACTTTTTTTGGCGAAAGCACCACACAATGGATCGAATTGATCCTGGCAACGCCAGTGGTCTTGTGGTGCGGCTGGCCGTTTCTGGAACGCGGATGGATTTCGTTCCGCACATTGAACCTCAACATGTTCTCCCTGATCGGCATGGGCGTTCTTGCCGCCTGGCTCTTCAGCGTCGTTGCCGTTCTCGCACCGGACATATTCCCTGATGGGTTCCGAGACTCCGAAGGCCATGTCGGCGTCTATTTCGAGGCGGCGGCGGTGATCGTGACGCTGGTGCTGCTCGGCCAGGTGATGGAACTACGCGCCCGCGAGGGGACCGGCAAGGCGATCCGCGCGCTTCTCGACATGGCGGCAAAGACCGCGCGGGTCATCCGGGACGACGGATCCGAGGAGGAAATCCCGCTGGAGGACGTGCAAGTCGGGGACCGGCTGCGCGTGCGGCCCGGTGACAAGGTGCCGGTCGATGGCGTGGTTCTGGACGGCCGGTCCTCGGTCGACGAAAGCATGATCTCCGGTGAACCCGTGCCGGTCGAGAAGACCGAGGGCGACCCGCTGACCGGCGCGACGATCAATGGCACCGGCAGTCTGGTGATGGAGGCGACGCGTGTCGGGTCCGACACGATGCTGGCTCAAATTGTCGAGATGGTGTCGAACGCGCAGCGCTCGCGCGCCCCGATCCAGAAATACGCCGACAAGGTGGCGGGATATTTCGTTCCGGCCGTCATCGGTATCGCGGTCCTGTCCTTCATCGCCTGGGCGATCTGGGGGCCCGCGCCTGCGCTTTCCTACGCATTGATTTCGGCGGTGGCGGTTCTGATCATCGCCTGTCCTTGTGCGCTTGGCCTGGCGACACCGATGTCGATCATGACAGCGACAGGACGGGGCGCTCAGGCAGGGGTGCTGATCAAGAACGCCGAGGCGCTGGAGCGGTTCGAGAAAGTCGATACCCTGATCGTCGACAAGACCGGCACGTTGACCGAAGGCAAGCCGCGGCTTGTCGACGTACTCCCGCAACCCGGCCACGACGAAGCCGAGGTCTTGCGTCTCGCCGCATCGCTTGAGCGCGGATCGGAGCACCCCTTGGCCGAAGCGATCGTCAGGGGTGCGGAGGAGCGAGATGTCAAAATGGACGAGGCACGGGACTTCGAGGCGGTCACTGGCAAGGGCGTCAAGGGGGTCGTTGACGGCAAAGCGGTCGCGCTCGGCAATTTGGCGATGATCCGCGAATTGGGGCTCGAGGCGGGCGCGTTGACCGCCAAGGCCAATGCCCGCCGCGACGAAGGCGAGACGGTCATGTTCGTTGTGCTGGATGGCGAGATCGCCGGTCTAGTTGCTGTCGCCGACCCAGTGAAGGAGACCACGCCAGAAGCCATCGAGGATCTGCATGAACTGGGGTTCCGCGTCATCATGGCGACCGGCGACAACGAACGCACGGCCAAGGCCATCGGCACGCGGCTCGGAATCGATGAGATCCGGGCCGACGTGCTGCCGGAGGACAAGGCGCGGATCATCCTTGAGTTGCAAGAGGCGGGCCACAAGGTCGCCATGGCCGGGGATGGCGTCAACGACGCCCCCGCGCTCGCGCAGGCCGATGTCGGCATCGCCATGGGCACCGGCGCCGATGTGGCCATCGAAAGCGCGGGCGTCACGCTGGTCAAGGGCAACCTTGATGGTATCGTGCGTGCGCGGCGGCTCGCCCGGGCCACGATGCGCAACATCCGCCAGAACCTGTTCTTCGCGCTGATCTACAACGCCTCCGGCGTGCCGGTCGCGGCGGGAGTTCTGTTTCCCTTCTTTGGCATCCTCATCAGTCCGATGTTTGCTGCCTTCGCCATGAGCGCGTCGTCAATCTCGGTGGTGCTCAATTCGCTGCGCCTTCGCGGCGTTCGTATCTAGAAGCGCGCAACAGCGTTCGGATGAACCAAAATTAAAAGGGGGCCATTTATGCAGAGCGAAAAAGAAACGTACCGCGAAAATTCCATCAGTCTGGGCGGAGCCGTTGCGATGGGGACAGGCGTGATGATCGGCGCTGGAATCTTTGCGTTGACGGGGCAAATCGCGCAGCTCGCCGGCCCGCTTTTCCCGCTTGCATTCATCGCCGGCGCGGTCGTCACAAGCTTCAGCGCCTACAGCTACATCAGGATGTCGAACAAATGGCCGTCCTCGGGTGGCATCGCCATGATCCTGCAGAAATGCTATGGCCCCGGAGCCATCGCGGGCGGGGCCGCACTGCTGATGGCGCTCAGCATGGTGATCGCGGAAAGCCTCGTCGCGCGAACCTTCGCCACCTATGTCCTGCGCCCTTTCGATATCGAAGGTGGCCCATTGGTCCCCGCTCTGGCTGTGGCCGTGATCGTTTTCGCCTTTTTGGTGAACATGGCCGGAAACCGCTCGGTCGGGCTGTTCTCGTTGATCATGGCCGCGATCAAGATCGGAGGCATAGCTCTGTTTGGCATCGCGGCCCTGTGGTCCAGTGGTTTTGCGTTCGCCGCGGCGTCCGAGACCTCACAATCCTACGGGCTCACGGGGTTCATCGCCTCTACGGCGCTGGCCATCCTTGCGTTCAAGGGATTCACCACGATCACCAACAGCGGAGCCGAGATCACTGAACCAAATCGCAATGTTGGCCGAGCGATCATGTTCTCTATCGGAATCTGCGTCGTCGTCTACCTGTTGGTCGCCTACGGGGTCGGTTCGAGTCTCACGATCGAGGAGATCATCTCAGCGCGTGACTATTCGCTGGCACAAGCGGCGCAGCCCGCCCTTGGACAAACCGGCTTCATACTCACGGTGATCCTGGCCGCTGTCGCAACGGCGTCCGGCGTTCTGGCCAGCGTCTTCGCGGTGTCGCGTATGCTGGCGATGCTGACCGACATGGAAATGATCCCGCACAGCCACTTCGGTATGCCAGGTCCCATCCAACGCCACACCCTGGTCTATACTGTCGTCATCGCCGCGACGTTGGCCGTGCTCTTTGATTTAGGCCGGATCGCATCCCTCGGTGCTTTCTTTTACCTCGTCATGGACATGATCATACATTGGGGCGTGTTCCGCTATCGTCGAGCAGACGTCGGCGCCTTCGGTATCGTGCTTTTGACTGCCCTGGCGCTCGATGCGATAGTACTGGCAGCTTTCACCGTGATGAAGCTTCAAAGCGACCCGATGATCGTTCTCTACGCCGCTGTCGGGATG is a window encoding:
- a CDS encoding DUF305 domain-containing protein, whose translation is MHYSRFFMMIGTSTVVMFVLMYLNTYLWGHIFFSETRLYMAILMGATMAVIMLAYMLSMYQNTKANIAIFVGAIVLFAASLWLVRGQFTVQDRSYMRAMIPHHSIAIMTSTRAEITDPRVRGLADDIIYAQDKEIAEMRYLIADIGANGEASATRSETPAQVVDAQQALQTEVVSKVDPEFLTEDEIAAVFPNGGNCRFAYTSDSPAVLVTGETGEGSAAAMKISGDLVRLNAQGENAFSEGPLSAEIAETNGDLTDLIVSAGTDYEAGFRGQLTCSG
- a CDS encoding L,D-transpeptidase, translated to MQNFTRRELICAGAMGCFLPTTAWAHKVKLPERFEPQLVNTRRGDWVKGDVHVVPDDFFLYFMLEDGMAIRYGVGVGRKGLYEPGEFTVARKAKWPWWRPTNAMIRREPRKYAKYKDGLKGGPNNPLGARALYLYDAEGRDTYLRIHGTNAPETIGSAVSNGCARLTNEHVKDLYERVEIGARVFLYPKVTTA
- a CDS encoding multicopper oxidase family protein gives rise to the protein MTVALAGTRLPAATHELILAPQSIKAHLAGYDVSMLGFNGGLPGPEVRMRQGQTARITLDNRLEEGALVHWHGLRVPNRMDGVNVLTQDVVIPGDSYRYQFGVPDAGTYWYHSHYLSYDQVSRGLFGAFIVEEQNAPAVDHDIVVQFFDVLLDQSGQYDEAFNPAHFATEGRIGNTVTALVFNGTGKTVKRGDRLRLRLINPSIDRVYRVGLDGLIGKIVALDGMPLAHPRTLEPILLAPGQRCDVIGDATGPIRFDDSFGEQTLSLGEIAVSGSREPAKAPITALPANRMPAPKDPGQTAELVLQGGAGSASHNGTGTWALNDVSGLPRRPFLSAAQGTTARISIRNETGFPHVMHLHGHHFWELDAAGEAGPYRDSTYLDTGETRDILVVLDNPGSWMLHCHMLSHQADGMATWIRVG
- a CDS encoding disulfide bond formation protein B encodes the protein MTAAAGSAALLLGAFVFQALGYAPCAMCIWQRYPHAIAIGMGALLLFALPILPILIIGALSVLSTSALGVFHTGVERGWWEGPTSCTGSGLDVSQMSVSELLPSASSNTSNLVLCSEVVWEFLTLSMASWNAILSGVLACLWLVAIARHQKVRWHGVADVS
- a CDS encoding L,D-transpeptidase; this translates as MVTRRHFLALSGSLFSASLSSPAFAKTWPSTAEKAAWDAQITPANYDPATTNPWGLHPRLLPQRVLANDGLRPGDIHVDAIARYLYHIEEGGTAMRYGVAIAKGDLYEPGTYTIRRKVEWPHWTPTQSMIERDPEAYERFADGMEPGPNNALGSRALYLFVGDRDTYLRIHGTPSPRSIGGRASSGCVRMVMAHINDLYPNVAVGSTAFLYSAEDSVTARS
- a CDS encoding EF-hand domain-containing protein, with protein sequence MKRNTLLAAMTLAATALGGAAFADANHGRGGQFGAQSGPGMMQNGGPGMMGNMGGMMDMMKRMHGNMMGAGMMGAGMGSGMMSPGMAGGMMQMFDTDGDGTTTPEEMRTQLQAKLSEFDSDGDGSLSITEFEALHSAMIREMMVDRFQHLDADGDGAVTPEEMAAPADRMERMQMMRSNMADAPARPGNGQGMGNGSMMQDN
- a CDS encoding DUF302 domain-containing protein → MAYTYDRVLKDTKIDDAEMRVRDALADKGFGVLTEIDVKATMKKKLDADMPPYRILGACNPGMAHKAIEIEPRIGAMLPCNVILRQLDGDTEVSAVDPVASMQAVQNQDLDAVAGEVRDLLRDALDTA
- the lgt gene encoding prolipoprotein diacylglyceryl transferase, producing the protein MLPAGLPFPDIGTDLFSFDIGGVTFALRWYALAYIFGILIGWRICSSAISRPALWTSAGPPLDRTQIEDLLTWIIIGVIAGGRLGFVLFYQPAYYLANPLEILMVWQGGMSFHGGFAGVVIAALLFCLRQNASLLSTGDLLALATPPGLFLGRLANFTNNELWGRPTDVPWAVIFPGEVAQACPGVSGLCARHPSQLYEAVLEGLILGILLIYLAWGRGWLKMPGALAGVFLTGYGLARSFVEMFRQPDQQFVTADNPIGHALHFGEWGLTMGQLLSMPMALVGLALIVFARRERGRTAPPRRAAM
- a CDS encoding copper-transporting P-type ATPase translates to MHPEVRQDEPGNCPKCGMHLVPESELEVHSAHDHHEHHAGATPADGRYDLVPTGHDGPIFTCPMHPQVRQPDPGACPICGMGLELESGVPGDEGPNPELVDFTRRFWVGTVLTIPLLVLTMGPFVGFPAVRTFFGESTTQWIELILATPVVLWCGWPFLERGWISFRTLNLNMFSLIGMGVLAAWLFSVVAVLAPDIFPDGFRDSEGHVGVYFEAAAVIVTLVLLGQVMELRAREGTGKAIRALLDMAAKTARVIRDDGSEEEIPLEDVQVGDRLRVRPGDKVPVDGVVLDGRSSVDESMISGEPVPVEKTEGDPLTGATINGTGSLVMEATRVGSDTMLAQIVEMVSNAQRSRAPIQKYADKVAGYFVPAVIGIAVLSFIAWAIWGPAPALSYALISAVAVLIIACPCALGLATPMSIMTATGRGAQAGVLIKNAEALERFEKVDTLIVDKTGTLTEGKPRLVDVLPQPGHDEAEVLRLAASLERGSEHPLAEAIVRGAEERDVKMDEARDFEAVTGKGVKGVVDGKAVALGNLAMIRELGLEAGALTAKANARRDEGETVMFVVLDGEIAGLVAVADPVKETTPEAIEDLHELGFRVIMATGDNERTAKAIGTRLGIDEIRADVLPEDKARIILELQEAGHKVAMAGDGVNDAPALAQADVGIAMGTGADVAIESAGVTLVKGNLDGIVRARRLARATMRNIRQNLFFALIYNASGVPVAAGVLFPFFGILISPMFAAFAMSASSISVVLNSLRLRGVRI
- a CDS encoding APC family permease, which codes for MQSEKETYRENSISLGGAVAMGTGVMIGAGIFALTGQIAQLAGPLFPLAFIAGAVVTSFSAYSYIRMSNKWPSSGGIAMILQKCYGPGAIAGGAALLMALSMVIAESLVARTFATYVLRPFDIEGGPLVPALAVAVIVFAFLVNMAGNRSVGLFSLIMAAIKIGGIALFGIAALWSSGFAFAAASETSQSYGLTGFIASTALAILAFKGFTTITNSGAEITEPNRNVGRAIMFSIGICVVVYLLVAYGVGSSLTIEEIISARDYSLAQAAQPALGQTGFILTVILAAVATASGVLASVFAVSRMLAMLTDMEMIPHSHFGMPGPIQRHTLVYTVVIAATLAVLFDLGRIASLGAFFYLVMDMIIHWGVFRYRRADVGAFGIVLLTALALDAIVLAAFTVMKLQSDPMIVLYAAVGMIAVFAFERVYLSQWVAPQVAPAPAHAHGD